A segment of the Marinomonas posidonica IVIA-Po-181 genome:
AGTCTCATGTGGCCGTTTCGTTTGAATCCCCTGAATACACAGCGGATGTGGATGCCATGGGCACACTGCGTTTGTTGGAGGCGATTCGTTTGCTAGGATTAGAAAAGACAACCAAGTTTTATCAAGCGTCGACGTCTGAGCTTTACGGCCTTGTGCAAGAAACCCCACAAAAAGAAACCACGCCATTTTATCCTCGCTCTCCATACGCTGTAGCGAAAATGTATGCTTACTGGATCGTGGTGAACTACCGTGAATCTTATGGCATGTACGCGTGCAACGGTATTTTGTTTAACCATGAATCGCCACGTCGTGGTGAGACCTTTGTGACTCGTAAGATTACTCGTGGTTTGGCGAACATTGCGCAAGGTTTAGAGAAGTGCTTGCACATGGGTAATATGGATGCGCTGCGTGACTGGGGTCATGCGAAAGATTATGTGCGTATGCAGTGGATGATGTTGCAACAAGATCAACCGGAAGACTTTGTTATCGCAACGGGCGTGCAATATTCCGTGCGCCAGTTTATTGAATGGTCTGCAAAAGAGTTGGGTGTGACGTTAACATTCGAAGGTCAAGGCGTGGATGAAAAAGGTATCGTAACGGCTATCGAAGGCGACAAAGCGCCAGCCTTGAAAGTCGGCGATATCGTGGTGCAGATCGACCCACGTTATTTCCGCCCTGCGGAAGTAGAAACCCTATTGGGTGATCCTAGTAAGGCGAAACAGAAGTTAGGTTGGACACCGGAAATCACAGTGCAAGAAATGTGTGCTGAAATGGTGATGGAAGATCTAAAAGTGGCACAACGCCATGCCTTCTTAAAACTGCATGGTCATGATGTCTCGGTGTCGGTAGAGGAAGCGCGTTAATGGCTAAGGTACGTATATTTGTTGCTGGTCACAAGGGGATGGTGGGCAGTGCACTGGTTCGCCAACTGGCTCAAGACCCTAACAATGACGTTATTACCGCCGACCGCACAGAATTGGATTTGACGAGCCAGCAGGTGGTGCAGCGTTTTTTTGCTGAACAATCGATTGATCAGGTGTATTTGGCAGCGGCTAAAGTAGGTGGCATACACGCTAATAACACTTATCCTGCGGATTTTATCTATGAAAATCTAATGATTGAAGCCAACATTATTCATGCAGCACATAAGAATGATGTTCAAAAGCTATTATTTTTGGGTTCATCTTGTATTTATCCAAAGTTAGCGGAGCAGCCGATGAGAGAGGATGCTTTGCTAACGGCGACCTTAGAGCCAACGAACGAGCCGTATGCAATCGCTAAAATAGCGGGTATCAAGCTGTGTGAAAGTTATAACCGTCAATACGGTCGTGATTACCGCAGCGTCATGCCAACAAACCTTTATGGTGAAAACGATAATTTTCATCCAGAAAACAGCCATGTTATTCCGGCACTAATCCGCCGCTTCCATGAAGCAAAAGAAGCCAATGCACCAGT
Coding sequences within it:
- the gmd gene encoding GDP-mannose 4,6-dehydratase, which gives rise to MKKKALITGVTGQDGSYLAEFLLAKGYEVHGIKRRASSFNTQRVDHIYQDPHVDNASFILHYGDLTDSSNLTRILQEVKPDEVYNLGAQSHVAVSFESPEYTADVDAMGTLRLLEAIRLLGLEKTTKFYQASTSELYGLVQETPQKETTPFYPRSPYAVAKMYAYWIVVNYRESYGMYACNGILFNHESPRRGETFVTRKITRGLANIAQGLEKCLHMGNMDALRDWGHAKDYVRMQWMMLQQDQPEDFVIATGVQYSVRQFIEWSAKELGVTLTFEGQGVDEKGIVTAIEGDKAPALKVGDIVVQIDPRYFRPAEVETLLGDPSKAKQKLGWTPEITVQEMCAEMVMEDLKVAQRHAFLKLHGHDVSVSVEEAR
- the fcl gene encoding GDP-L-fucose synthase, with translation MAKVRIFVAGHKGMVGSALVRQLAQDPNNDVITADRTELDLTSQQVVQRFFAEQSIDQVYLAAAKVGGIHANNTYPADFIYENLMIEANIIHAAHKNDVQKLLFLGSSCIYPKLAEQPMREDALLTATLEPTNEPYAIAKIAGIKLCESYNRQYGRDYRSVMPTNLYGENDNFHPENSHVIPALIRRFHEAKEANAPVVKAWGTGMPMREFLYVDDMAAASIFVMNLDDLTYQKQTQPMLSHINVGSGVDCTIKALTETVAKVVGYQGQIEWDTSKPDGAPRKLMDVSRLERLGWTATIGLEQGLTKSYAWFLENQTGFRH